A single genomic interval of Alistipes provencensis harbors:
- a CDS encoding AraC family transcriptional regulator, which yields MANYNILTEVPPISKQDSFVVFERRKSNFNFPIHIHSEYELNYIIGARGARRIVGDHVADIGDREMVLITGSNLEHAWMDGNLASGAEIYEVTIQFSPELFQGGGLIDRKQFAPIKKMLQDAQHGIAFSEKTILQSESGIHQLINSTDNFNSILIFLSLLNQLAHDQAYTVLSHSHFSKLEDTYDSRRVRTIMEYLNNNYHRPVRLSEMAALVNMSEPSFSRFIKRRTGYNFIDCLNNIRISAASRRLIDEPANTIAEIAFKCGFNNLSNFNRIFKKYKGYTPHDFREYYDKKKIII from the coding sequence ATGGCAAATTACAATATCCTAACGGAGGTACCTCCCATTTCGAAGCAGGACAGCTTCGTCGTGTTCGAACGGCGGAAGAGCAACTTCAACTTCCCGATACATATCCATAGCGAATACGAGCTCAACTATATCATCGGTGCGCGCGGCGCACGGCGCATTGTCGGCGATCATGTGGCCGACATCGGCGACCGGGAGATGGTGCTCATCACGGGCAGTAACTTGGAGCATGCGTGGATGGACGGCAATCTGGCCTCGGGAGCGGAAATCTACGAGGTGACGATTCAGTTTTCGCCCGAGTTGTTCCAAGGCGGCGGGCTGATCGACCGGAAGCAGTTCGCGCCGATCAAGAAGATGCTGCAGGATGCCCAGCATGGGATCGCATTTTCCGAAAAGACGATTCTGCAGAGCGAATCCGGGATTCACCAGTTGATAAACAGTACGGATAATTTCAACTCGATCCTGATCTTCCTTTCGCTGCTCAACCAGCTTGCCCACGATCAGGCGTATACCGTGTTGTCGCATTCGCACTTCAGCAAACTGGAGGATACCTACGACAGCCGGCGCGTGCGGACCATCATGGAGTATCTCAACAACAACTACCACCGTCCCGTGCGGCTTTCGGAGATGGCGGCGCTGGTCAACATGAGCGAACCGTCGTTCAGCCGGTTCATCAAGCGTCGCACGGGATACAATTTCATCGACTGCCTGAACAACATCCGTATCAGCGCGGCTTCCCGGCGGCTGATCGACGAACCGGCCAACACGATCGCGGAGATCGCCTTCAAATGTGGGTTCAACAACCTTTCGAACTTCAACCGGATCTTTAAGAAATACAAGGGCTACACACCCCACGATTTCCGGGAATACTACGATAAAAAGAAGATTATAATCTGA
- a CDS encoding AGE family epimerase/isomerase yields the protein MEKMLVQWREELSEELTCDILPFWMAFLGDGVHFAGRIDGRGKAHPEAGKGAVLIARMLWTFSAAYRMTGEPEYLHAAGKLRELLASRLIDPVHGGVYWEIAPDGSPVCCKKQSYAIGFAVYGLSEYVRATGDPGALDEAAALFGSLEEHVWDAMRGGYVEALTRNWQPLEDMRLSEKDANTYFSMNTHLHLLEPCTNLLRVWPEDRVAEAVRKLIHIHTDRLFDPQTGHLNLFFDARWQPQGRAVSYGHDIEASWLIDEAAAVLGDPQVTTGVGPVVGALAVAAVEGLQSDGSLIYEYDPQTGCADMDRHWWVQAEAVVGFFNMYERTGDESFLRRSHDAWRYIRTHLLDGGNGEWFWSVRADGSVNRDDDKAGFWKCPYHNSRMCMELIRRIGRLLAKN from the coding sequence ATGGAAAAGATGCTTGTACAATGGCGGGAGGAGTTGTCGGAGGAACTGACCTGCGACATTCTGCCTTTCTGGATGGCATTTCTGGGTGACGGGGTGCATTTTGCGGGACGTATCGACGGCCGCGGAAAAGCACATCCCGAAGCCGGGAAGGGCGCTGTCCTGATCGCGCGGATGCTGTGGACCTTCTCGGCGGCTTACCGGATGACCGGAGAGCCCGAATACCTGCACGCGGCCGGTAAGCTCCGGGAGCTTCTGGCCTCCCGGCTGATCGACCCGGTACATGGCGGGGTCTATTGGGAGATCGCTCCCGACGGAAGTCCGGTCTGTTGCAAGAAACAGAGCTATGCCATTGGTTTCGCTGTTTACGGACTGAGCGAATATGTCCGGGCGACGGGTGACCCGGGGGCGTTGGACGAAGCTGCCGCTTTGTTCGGATCGCTTGAGGAACATGTCTGGGATGCAATGCGGGGCGGATACGTCGAAGCACTGACCCGGAACTGGCAGCCGTTGGAAGATATGCGTCTGAGCGAGAAGGATGCCAATACTTACTTCAGCATGAATACGCACCTGCATCTGCTTGAGCCTTGCACGAACCTGTTGCGGGTCTGGCCTGAAGATCGGGTTGCGGAGGCGGTCCGGAAGCTGATTCACATTCATACCGACCGGCTTTTCGATCCGCAGACGGGGCACTTGAACCTCTTTTTCGATGCCCGGTGGCAGCCACAGGGACGGGCGGTCTCTTACGGGCATGACATCGAGGCATCGTGGCTCATCGACGAAGCCGCCGCCGTACTCGGAGATCCGCAGGTTACGACCGGTGTCGGCCCTGTGGTCGGGGCGCTGGCGGTCGCGGCCGTCGAGGGGCTGCAATCCGACGGAAGCCTGATTTACGAATACGATCCGCAGACGGGGTGTGCCGACATGGACCGCCACTGGTGGGTACAGGCCGAAGCCGTCGTCGGGTTTTTCAATATGTACGAGCGGACCGGGGACGAGTCATTTCTGCGGCGGAGCCACGATGCATGGCGGTATATCCGGACGCATCTGCTCGACGGCGGGAACGGTGAGTGGTTCTGGAGCGTCCGTGCCGACGGCTCGGTCAATCGTGATGACGATAAGGCCGGGTTCTGGAAATGCCCCTATCATAACAGCCGGATGTGCATGGAACTGATCCGGCGTATCGGACGGCTGCTTGCAAAAAACTGA
- a CDS encoding MFS transporter, with protein MKDSVTFREKIGYGFGDMASSMFWKIFGMYLLFFYTKVFGITPAAAGTMFLVTRIWDSLNDPIMGLLADRTRSRWGRYRPYLLWGALPFAAVGVLTFWTPDLGMTGKLVWAYVTYTAMMMVYTLVNVPYASLLGVMTPDTKMRNTFSSYRMFFAYVGSLVTFMLLQPLVDFFAGWLGGGDADRLSGNVAGSDVAISGMPEAWTCAVAVIGAICALLFWLCFRWTRERIRVDDAQQAKGSVGRDLKSLARNAPWWILLVAGVAVLLFNSIRDGVAIFYFTDYVRSAYKLPHLGWTLGTLYLLLGQLGNMAGVALAVPLAAHIGKKGAFAAAMGAAAVLSLFFFRLEPSELGWLFALQALVSVAAGVVLPLLWSMYADIVDYEEYRSGRRPTGLILSSSSMSQKLGWALGGAVTGWLLAAFGYDQSAAVQSGEAIAGVRLMMSWLPAAGCLLAAAAVLFYPLGEKRMERITTELSLRRKTNE; from the coding sequence ATGAAAGACAGCGTCACATTCCGGGAGAAGATCGGATACGGCTTCGGGGACATGGCTTCGAGCATGTTCTGGAAGATATTCGGCATGTATCTGCTCTTTTTCTATACCAAGGTGTTCGGCATTACGCCGGCCGCTGCCGGGACCATGTTTCTGGTGACCCGTATCTGGGATTCGCTCAACGATCCCATCATGGGCCTGCTGGCGGATCGTACCCGCAGCCGGTGGGGGCGTTACCGTCCTTATCTGCTGTGGGGCGCCCTGCCCTTCGCCGCAGTCGGAGTGCTGACGTTCTGGACTCCCGATCTCGGGATGACGGGAAAACTGGTGTGGGCCTATGTCACCTATACGGCCATGATGATGGTCTATACGCTGGTCAACGTTCCCTATGCCTCGCTGCTCGGGGTGATGACCCCCGATACGAAGATGCGCAATACGTTCTCCTCCTACCGGATGTTCTTCGCCTATGTGGGCAGTCTGGTGACTTTTATGCTGTTGCAGCCGCTGGTGGATTTCTTTGCCGGATGGCTCGGCGGCGGGGATGCCGACCGGTTGAGCGGGAACGTTGCGGGGAGCGACGTGGCCATATCGGGCATGCCGGAGGCGTGGACTTGTGCCGTGGCCGTTATCGGAGCGATCTGCGCCCTGCTTTTCTGGCTCTGCTTCCGCTGGACGCGCGAACGGATTCGGGTCGACGACGCGCAGCAGGCGAAGGGATCGGTCGGCCGCGACCTGAAAAGTCTGGCCCGCAACGCTCCGTGGTGGATTCTTCTGGTCGCGGGAGTGGCGGTGCTGCTGTTCAACTCGATTCGCGACGGGGTAGCGATCTTCTATTTCACCGACTATGTCCGGAGCGCTTATAAACTGCCCCATCTGGGTTGGACGCTCGGGACGCTTTACCTGCTGCTGGGTCAGTTGGGCAATATGGCCGGAGTGGCATTGGCCGTGCCGCTGGCGGCACATATCGGCAAGAAAGGAGCATTTGCCGCGGCGATGGGTGCGGCAGCGGTGCTGAGCCTCTTCTTCTTCCGGCTGGAGCCTTCCGAACTGGGATGGCTGTTTGCCTTGCAGGCGCTTGTCAGCGTTGCGGCGGGTGTTGTGCTGCCTTTGTTGTGGAGCATGTACGCCGATATCGTCGATTACGAGGAGTACCGCAGCGGCCGGCGGCCGACGGGGTTGATCCTCTCCTCTTCGTCGATGTCCCAGAAACTCGGCTGGGCGTTGGGCGGGGCTGTGACGGGTTGGCTGCTTGCGGCGTTCGGCTACGATCAGTCGGCTGCGGTGCAGAGCGGGGAGGCGATAGCGGGCGTCCGGCTGATGATGAGCTGGCTTCCGGCCGCCGGATGCCTGTTGGCCGCAGCGGCGGTACTTTTCTACCCGCTCGGCGAGAAACGCATGGAGCGAATAACGACGGAACTCAGTCTCCGCCGGAAAACGAACGAATGA
- a CDS encoding glycoside hydrolase family 130 protein: MTNSDFEKRISALRSAHEELIGRKNPAADSNGVWTRYTYPILTAAHTPLFWRYDLNPAANPFLLERFGINGTFNAGAIKFDGKYVLAVRVEGNDRKSFFALAESDNGIDGFRFRDHPLTIPPIDGSETNLYDMRLTAHEDGWIYGIFCAERHDPSAAPGDLSSAVATAGVARTKDLVHWERLPDIKSPTQQRNVVLHPEFVNGKYALYTRPQEGFIAAGALGGGIGWALVDDMTRAEIRDEKIIDVRFYHTIKEVKNGEGPHPIRTPQGWLHMAHGVRACAAGLRYVLYMYMTALDDPSRLIAMPAGYTLAPEGEERVGDVSNVLFSNGWIADDDGRVFLYYASSDTRMHVATSTVERLVDYCLHTPSDGLTTATSVERLNDLIDRNLNYYRKND; this comes from the coding sequence ATGACAAATTCTGATTTCGAGAAGCGTATTTCAGCCCTGCGTTCGGCTCATGAGGAGCTGATCGGCAGGAAGAATCCGGCCGCGGATTCCAACGGCGTATGGACCCGTTACACCTACCCGATCCTTACGGCCGCACATACGCCGCTCTTCTGGCGCTACGACCTGAACCCTGCTGCTAACCCTTTTTTGCTCGAGCGGTTCGGAATCAACGGAACGTTCAATGCCGGAGCTATCAAATTCGACGGCAAATATGTGCTGGCGGTCCGGGTCGAAGGGAACGACCGCAAATCCTTTTTCGCTTTGGCTGAAAGCGATAACGGGATCGATGGATTCCGTTTCCGCGACCATCCGCTGACGATTCCCCCGATCGACGGGAGTGAAACGAATCTTTACGACATGCGCCTTACGGCCCATGAGGACGGCTGGATTTACGGCATCTTCTGTGCCGAACGGCACGATCCGTCGGCAGCCCCGGGCGACCTGTCGTCGGCCGTGGCGACGGCCGGTGTGGCCCGGACGAAGGACCTCGTGCATTGGGAGCGCCTCCCCGACATCAAGTCGCCCACGCAGCAGCGTAACGTTGTGCTCCACCCTGAATTCGTGAACGGGAAATATGCCCTTTACACCCGTCCGCAGGAGGGCTTTATTGCCGCCGGGGCTCTCGGCGGCGGGATCGGATGGGCATTGGTGGATGACATGACCCGCGCGGAAATCCGCGATGAGAAGATTATCGACGTGCGGTTCTATCACACGATCAAGGAGGTGAAGAACGGCGAAGGTCCCCATCCGATCCGCACTCCGCAGGGGTGGCTGCATATGGCCCACGGCGTGCGTGCCTGCGCGGCAGGACTCCGCTATGTGCTTTACATGTATATGACGGCCCTCGACGATCCTTCGCGGCTGATCGCCATGCCGGCCGGGTATACGCTGGCGCCGGAAGGCGAAGAACGTGTGGGCGACGTGTCGAACGTCCTGTTCTCGAACGGCTGGATCGCCGATGACGACGGCCGGGTATTCCTCTACTATGCGTCGAGCGACACCCGCATGCATGTGGCGACATCGACTGTCGAGAGGCTTGTGGACTATTGCCTGCATACGCCGTCCGACGGCCTTACGACGGCGACTTCCGTCGAGCGGCTGAATGATCTGATTGATAGAAATTTGAACTATTACCGAAAGAACGATTGA